Proteins from a genomic interval of Harpia harpyja isolate bHarHar1 chromosome 7, bHarHar1 primary haplotype, whole genome shotgun sequence:
- the LOC128144478 gene encoding LOW QUALITY PROTEIN: E3 ubiquitin-protein ligase TRIM62-like (The sequence of the model RefSeq protein was modified relative to this genomic sequence to represent the inferred CDS: inserted 3 bases in 2 codons; deleted 2 bases in 2 codons), with protein sequence MGRGRHHCGCGGVVVEGVGRKCRAAPPPPPRPPPARRGGARCEVVAGSFPPRPFPGTGTGHRHRRRLASPPAPSHGLQPEGRAALLHLPEHLPGPDPVSFGCEHYFCRRCITEHWVRQEPQGTRDCPECRRTFTEPTLAPSLKLANIVERYSAFPLDAILGAQRSPFPCKDHEKVKLFCLTDRAVVCFFCDEPAVHEQHQVTNVDDAFEELQRELKEQLQGLQESERGHTEALHLLKRQLAETKSSAKSLRVTIAEAFERLHRXAAERQKAMLEELEADTARTLTDIEQKIQRYSQQLRKVQEGSQILQERLAEADXHVFLAGVASLSERLKGKIHETNLTYEDFPTSKYMGPLQYTIWKSLFQDIHPVPAALTLDPGTAHHRLILSDDCTIVAYGNLHPQPLQDSPKRFDVEVSVLGSEAFGGGVHYWEVVVSEKTQWMIGLAHEAVTRKGSIQIQPSRGFYCIVMHDGNQYSACTEPWTRLNVKSKLEKVGVFLDYDKGLLIFYNADDMSWLYTFRERFPGKLCSYFSPGQSHANGKNVQPLRINTVRI encoded by the exons ATGGGGCGGGGGCGGCACCACTGTGGCtgcgggggggtggtggtggagggggtgGGCAGGAAGTgccgcgcggccccgccccctcctcctcgCCCACCCCCCGCCCGTCGCGGCGGGGCGCGCTGTGAGGTGGTGGCGGGAtcgttccccccccgccccttcccgggAACGGGAaccgggcaccggcaccgccgGCGGCTGG cctctcccccagccccaagccATGGCTTGCAGCCTGAAGGACGAGCTGCTCTGCTCCATCTGCCTGAGCATCTACCAGGACCCGACCCGGTGAGCTTCGGCTGCGAGCACTACTTCTGCCGCCGGTGCATCACCGAGCACTGGGTACGTCAGGAACCCCAGGGCACCCGTGACTGCCCCGAGTGTCGCCGAACCTTCACCGAACCCACCCTGGCCCCCAGCCTTAAGCTGGCCAACATTGTGGAGCGTTACAGCGCCTTCCCCTTGGATGCCATCCTGGGTGCCCAacgcagccccttcccctgcaaaGACCATGAGAAGGTCAAGCTCTTCTGCCTCACTGACCGCGCCGTTGTCTGCTTCTTCTGCGATGAGCCCGCCGTGCATGAGCAGCACCAGGTCACCAACGTGGACGATGCTTTCGAGGAGTTGCAG cgGGAGCTGAAGGAGcagctccaggggctgcaggagagtGAGCGCGGTCACACTGAAGCCCTGCACCTCCTCAAACGGCAGCTGGCCGAGACCAAG TCCTCAGCCAAGAGCCTGCGGGTGACTATCGCG GAGGCTTTTGAGCGGCTGCACCG TGCTGCGGAGCGGCAGAAGGCaatgctggaggagctggaggcggACACGGCACGGACGCTGACCGACATCGAGCAGAAGATCCAACGCTACAGCCAGCAGCTCCGCAAG GTGCAGGAGGGCAGCCAGATCCTCCAGGAGCGCTTGGCCGAAGCCG AACACGTCTTTTTAGCTGGTGTTGCGTCCCTTTCCGAGAG GCTGAAGGGGAAGATCCACGAGACCAACCTGACCTACGAGGACTTTCCCACCTCCAAATACATGGGGCCACTGCAGTACACCATCTGGAAATCCCTTTTCCAGGATATCCATCCTG TGCCGGCAGCCCTGACGTTGGACCCTGGCACGGCTCACCACCGCCTCATCCTCTCTGATGACTGCACCATCGTGGCCTACGGCAACCTGCACCCCCAACCGCTGCAGGACTCCCCCAAACGCTTCGACGTTGAGGTCTCGGTCTTGGGTTCAGAGGCGTTCGGCGGCGGGGTCCACTACTGGGAGGTGGTGGTCTCTGAGAAGACCCAGTGGATGATCGGTTTGGCCCATGAAGCTGTCACTCGCAAGGGCAGCATCCAAATTCAACCCAGCCGAGGTTTTTATTGCATCGTCATGCACGATGGTAACCAGTACAGCGCCTGCACCGAGCCCTGGACCCGGCTCAATGTCAAGAGCAAGCTGGAGAAGGTGGGGGTCTTCCTGGACTACGACAAGGGGCTTCTCATCTTCTACAATGCTGACGACATGTCCTGGCTCTACACCTTTCGGGAGAGGTTTCCCGGCAAGCTCTGCTCTTATTTTAGCCCCGGGCAGAGTCACGCCAACGGGAAGAACGTCCAACCCCTCCGGATCAACACCGTTCGCATCTAA